Proteins found in one Prochlorothrix hollandica PCC 9006 = CALU 1027 genomic segment:
- a CDS encoding ABC transporter permease, which produces MAALQEHLVLVAVPLILGLLLGLPLGLWSARSRAVALVALNGFNGLRVIPSLAVLFLAIPLWGLSRTSALLALTLLVIPPILISTEVAFRSLDPAIREAAVAMGMEPRQILTDVEIPLALPVIVAGIKTATIEVIASATLAAFIGAGGLGSFMVLGFAVYDPAILLVGAVPVAVLALGVEVIFSLGQRSLRSYQGQSPRIGL; this is translated from the coding sequence ATGGCGGCGTTGCAAGAACATTTGGTGCTGGTGGCGGTTCCTCTGATCCTAGGGTTACTGCTGGGGTTGCCCTTGGGGTTGTGGAGCGCCCGATCGCGGGCTGTGGCCCTGGTGGCCCTCAACGGCTTCAACGGCCTACGGGTCATCCCCAGTCTGGCGGTGTTGTTCCTGGCCATTCCCCTCTGGGGTCTCAGCCGCACTTCAGCCCTGTTGGCCTTAACCCTCCTGGTGATCCCCCCCATCTTAATCAGTACAGAAGTGGCCTTTCGGAGCCTGGATCCGGCGATACGGGAAGCGGCGGTGGCTATGGGCATGGAACCCCGGCAGATTTTGACCGATGTGGAGATTCCCTTAGCCTTACCGGTGATTGTGGCTGGGATCAAAACAGCGACGATCGAAGTGATTGCCAGCGCCACCCTGGCTGCGTTCATTGGGGCCGGGGGCTTGGGCAGCTTTATGGTACTGGGGTTTGCGGTCTATGATCCGGCTATTTTGCTGGTGGGGGCAGTACCGGTGGCGGTCTTAGCCCTGGGGGTCGAGGTGATCTTTAGTTTGGGGCAGCGATCGCTGCGATCGTACCAAGGCCAGTCCCCTAGGATTGGGCTTTAA
- a CDS encoding aldo/keto reductase — MDAPPMLKTFLQRLKPPRIPLSLPIIETPIPITPQLSLSPLGCGTWAWGNRLLWDYNPAMDTQLQGVFNTSMAKGITLFDTGDSYGTGTLNGQSEKLLGRFAQDYRGRSASRLCIATKLAAYPWRLTRQAMVKAGRASAQRLGRPIDLVQMHWSPANYAPWQERALWDGLGDLWELGQVKAVGLSNYGPQGLRQAHAYFRDRGIAIATLQVQYSLLSVASLPLQDLHDTCQELGVQLIAYSPLALGLLGGNYRQRDQVPKGLRGILFRQLLPSANPLLAVVDAVAQGRGKTPAQVALNWCLCKGTIPIPGAKTVAQARDNAGALGWRLDPAEVAALDQVALALDRPMVQNIFQTS; from the coding sequence ATGGATGCCCCCCCTATGCTGAAAACCTTCCTGCAACGCCTCAAACCCCCCCGGATTCCCCTGTCTCTCCCCATTATCGAAACCCCTATCCCCATCACCCCCCAATTGTCCCTGTCTCCCCTGGGCTGCGGCACCTGGGCCTGGGGCAACCGGCTGCTGTGGGACTATAACCCCGCCATGGATACCCAACTTCAAGGGGTATTTAACACCTCCATGGCCAAAGGCATAACCCTCTTTGACACCGGCGACTCCTACGGCACCGGCACCCTCAACGGCCAAAGCGAGAAACTTTTGGGACGATTTGCCCAGGATTACCGGGGGCGATCGGCCTCTCGCCTCTGTATCGCCACCAAACTGGCCGCCTATCCCTGGCGCTTAACCCGGCAGGCCATGGTCAAGGCAGGGCGGGCCTCTGCCCAACGCTTGGGGCGACCGATCGATTTGGTGCAAATGCACTGGTCTCCTGCCAATTACGCCCCTTGGCAGGAACGCGCCCTCTGGGATGGGTTGGGGGATCTCTGGGAACTGGGCCAGGTTAAAGCCGTGGGGCTATCCAACTATGGTCCCCAGGGGTTGCGCCAAGCCCACGCCTATTTTCGCGATCGGGGCATTGCCATCGCCACCCTCCAAGTCCAATATTCCCTCCTTTCTGTGGCCTCTCTGCCCCTCCAGGATCTCCACGACACCTGCCAGGAACTGGGGGTACAACTGATTGCCTATAGCCCTCTGGCCTTGGGGTTGCTGGGGGGGAACTATCGCCAACGGGATCAGGTGCCCAAGGGTTTGCGGGGGATCCTCTTTCGCCAATTATTGCCCAGCGCTAACCCGCTGTTGGCGGTGGTGGATGCGGTGGCCCAAGGACGGGGCAAAACCCCGGCCCAAGTCGCCTTAAACTGGTGTCTGTGTAAGGGCACGATCCCCATTCCTGGGGCCAAAACCGTCGCCCAAGCGCGGGATAATGCCGGGGCGTTGGGGTGGCGTTTAGATCCGGCAGAGGTGGCCGCTTTGGATCAGGTGGCCCTGGCCCTCGATCGGCCCATGGTGCAAAATATTTTCCAAACCTCGTAA
- a CDS encoding thermonuclease family protein has translation MTPILHHLSRSSTLVTLILLGTPWACSASPPPAASMAVAMDPPPPHTPAQIVRIIDGDTLTVTPSTNPSAPPETLRLACIDAPELAQTPYGSAARDRLQTLAPPGTAVTIRPLDHDRYGRTVAEVFQGDTNLNLTLVQEGQAVVYDAYIAPCDSGAYYGAQQTAQGDRRVFWQPDQPTLPWDFRHNPRTPAPSTAVPAPLMADSSSNPLPPCVQTDCNCTLTDLANQREAKRVLNAFPGDPHRLDGDKDGKPCESLPP, from the coding sequence ATGACTCCTATCCTGCACCATCTCAGCCGTTCCTCGACCCTCGTGACCCTGATCCTCCTGGGAACCCCCTGGGCCTGTAGCGCCAGCCCACCCCCCGCCGCTTCCATGGCAGTGGCCATGGATCCCCCGCCCCCCCATACCCCGGCCCAGATTGTCCGCATCATCGACGGGGACACCCTGACGGTTACCCCCTCCACAAACCCCAGTGCCCCCCCCGAAACCCTGCGCCTAGCTTGCATTGATGCCCCCGAACTGGCCCAAACTCCCTATGGCTCCGCCGCCCGCGATCGCCTCCAAACCCTGGCCCCCCCCGGCACTGCCGTCACCATTCGTCCCCTAGACCACGATCGCTATGGCCGCACCGTCGCCGAAGTGTTCCAGGGTGACACCAACCTCAACCTGACCCTCGTCCAGGAGGGCCAAGCCGTGGTCTACGATGCCTACATCGCCCCCTGTGATAGTGGAGCCTACTATGGCGCTCAACAAACGGCCCAGGGCGATCGGCGGGTCTTTTGGCAACCGGATCAGCCCACCTTACCGTGGGACTTTCGCCATAATCCCCGGACTCCTGCACCCTCCACCGCTGTCCCTGCGCCCCTGATGGCCGACTCCAGCAGCAACCCTCTGCCCCCCTGTGTCCAAACCGACTGCAATTGCACCCTCACCGACTTAGCTAACCAACGGGAAGCAAAACGGGTCCTCAATGCCTTTCCGGGGGATCCCCATCGTTTGGATGGGGACAAGGATGGCAAACCCTGCGAAAGTCTTCCCCCCTAG
- a CDS encoding S1C family serine protease: MRNHTPYRPPSPVGPHPPHVSGNPPLGADTGFPAWLVYGFLFSGFCVVTVLTNLDQLGQVIGADQFVATWPKGDRPAGPAPPALPPANPPVAPVAPPPAPVPQPPDQIYQHHNRAVVVIYTGNSQGSGALIRHGNTTLIITNDHVVDDNPVVRVETVQGLTYEGLVRGRDPDRDLAIVEITTPLNLPSLTVQVGDATIGQTVYALGNPIGLDRTLTQGIVSRIDPDNGDIQHSAAIAPGSSGSPLLNDQGRVIGVNKAVFTRFDDLAIATPAQDVVNLCDRVSPKPAAPTP; this comes from the coding sequence ATGCGTAACCATACCCCCTATCGTCCCCCATCCCCCGTTGGTCCCCATCCCCCCCATGTCTCCGGAAATCCGCCCCTGGGGGCGGATACCGGTTTCCCGGCCTGGTTAGTCTATGGCTTCTTGTTCAGTGGCTTTTGTGTCGTCACGGTGTTAACCAACCTCGACCAATTGGGCCAAGTGATCGGTGCCGATCAGTTTGTGGCCACCTGGCCCAAGGGCGATCGGCCCGCCGGACCTGCACCCCCCGCCCTGCCACCGGCGAACCCTCCCGTCGCCCCAGTTGCCCCGCCGCCCGCCCCGGTTCCCCAGCCCCCAGACCAAATCTACCAACACCACAACCGTGCTGTGGTCGTCATCTACACCGGCAACAGCCAAGGCTCCGGTGCCCTGATCCGCCACGGTAACACCACCTTGATTATCACCAATGACCATGTGGTGGACGATAACCCCGTGGTGCGGGTGGAAACAGTACAGGGGCTGACCTATGAAGGCTTAGTGCGGGGACGGGATCCCGATCGGGACCTGGCCATCGTCGAGATCACCACCCCCCTGAACCTGCCCAGCCTGACAGTCCAGGTCGGCGATGCCACCATTGGCCAAACCGTCTACGCCCTCGGCAACCCCATCGGCCTCGATCGCACCCTCACCCAGGGCATTGTTAGCCGCATTGATCCCGACAACGGCGATATCCAGCACTCTGCCGCCATTGCACCGGGTAGCTCCGGTAGTCCCCTCCTCAACGACCAAGGTCGCGTTATTGGGGTCAACAAAGCTGTTTTTACTCGGTTTGATGATTTGGCGATCGCCACCCCCGCCCAAGATGTGGTGAATTTGTGCGATCGGGTCTCCCCAAAACCAGCCGCCCCAACGCCTTAA
- a CDS encoding YbjN domain-containing protein yields MAVTLDQLAQLLDQRNWHYQQDPESQCIYTGVKAQNLDKLFIVLNLTENGEFLQLQAPQILSLTDHVYKGPTLQTLATIQYQVKMLRLEYDPSDGEIRGSIELPLEDASLTQRQFDRALNGLIQLVDHHAIPRLRQTLATGIDPGPPSLAQQMLHALPQDFISALAQAIQQFPQAS; encoded by the coding sequence ATGGCCGTAACCCTGGACCAACTGGCCCAACTCTTAGACCAACGCAACTGGCACTACCAACAAGACCCGGAGAGCCAGTGCATCTATACCGGTGTCAAAGCCCAAAACCTAGACAAACTTTTCATTGTCTTGAACCTCACGGAAAACGGCGAGTTTTTGCAACTGCAAGCCCCCCAAATCCTAAGCCTAACGGATCACGTCTACAAAGGGCCAACTCTCCAAACCCTGGCGACGATCCAGTACCAGGTCAAAATGCTGCGGCTGGAGTATGACCCCAGCGACGGGGAAATTCGCGGTTCGATCGAACTGCCCCTGGAAGACGCAAGCCTGACCCAACGCCAATTCGATCGTGCCCTCAACGGCCTGATTCAACTGGTGGATCACCACGCCATCCCGCGCCTACGCCAGACCCTGGCCACCGGCATCGACCCCGGACCCCCCAGCCTCGCCCAGCAAATGCTCCACGCCCTGCCCCAGGACTTCATCAGCGCCCTCGCCCAAGCCATCCAGCAATTTCCCCAGGCCAGCTAG
- a CDS encoding tetratricopeptide repeat protein — translation MDEARVQAYLGLIQELLSCPGGQEEAVLTQRRQLVDGGLVAMMGQVAEMLRREGRPNADWLEQMAGQVAQSLGMPSPPSPLSQGGRGGLEMPSPPSPLSQGGRGGEEEYLRFFLGLLQTSQENWGQREPVWRYLSQNLQYLNLNLIPVMEQRVGQFIAENPESALGFMGLLENVVIFLKEFPLGNRADNLEIAIAGYQLVLRVRTKETVPEKWAQTQNNLANAYSDRIRGDRADNIEDAIRAYTLALEIYTRENFPEQWATTQNNLATAYKNRIRGDRADNIEDAIRAYGLALEIYTRENFPEDWAMTQNNLANAYSDRIRGDRADNIEDAIRAYGLALEIRTRENFPEDWAMTQNNLANAYNNRIRGDRADNIEDAIRAYGLALEIITRENFPEKWAQTQNNLAIAYKNRIRGDRADNIEDAIRAYGLALEIITRENFPEKWAQTQNNLA, via the coding sequence ATGGATGAGGCACGGGTGCAGGCATATTTAGGGCTGATTCAGGAGCTGCTGAGCTGCCCAGGGGGGCAGGAGGAGGCGGTGCTGACCCAGCGGCGGCAACTGGTGGATGGGGGGTTGGTGGCGATGATGGGGCAGGTGGCGGAGATGTTGCGGCGGGAGGGACGGCCTAATGCGGATTGGCTGGAGCAGATGGCGGGGCAGGTGGCCCAGAGCCTGGGGATGCCCTCACCCCCCAGCCCCCTCTCCCAGGGTGGGCGAGGGGGTCTGGAGATGCCCTCACCCCCCAGCCCCCTCTCCCAGGGTGGGCGAGGGGGAGAAGAGGAATATCTACGGTTCTTTTTAGGGTTGTTGCAGACGAGCCAGGAGAATTGGGGGCAACGGGAACCGGTGTGGCGGTATTTGTCTCAGAATTTGCAGTATTTGAACCTGAACCTGATTCCGGTGATGGAGCAGAGGGTGGGGCAGTTCATAGCAGAGAACCCGGAGTCTGCCCTGGGGTTTATGGGACTGCTGGAAAATGTGGTGATTTTTCTTAAGGAATTTCCCCTGGGGAACCGGGCCGATAATCTCGAAATTGCGATCGCCGGTTACCAACTAGTGCTACGGGTTCGCACGAAGGAGACAGTCCCAGAGAAATGGGCGCAGACCCAAAACAATCTGGCGAATGCATACTCGGATCGCATCCGGGGCGATCGCGCCGACAATATCGAGGACGCGATTCGGGCCTATACTCTCGCCTTGGAGATTTATACCCGCGAGAATTTCCCCGAACAATGGGCTACGACCCAGAACAATCTGGCGACTGCATACAAAAATCGCATCCGGGGCGATCGCGCCGACAATATCGAGGACGCGATTCGGGCCTATGGACTCGCCTTGGAGATTTATACCCGCGAGAATTTCCCCGAAGATTGGGCGATGACCCAGAACAATCTGGCGAATGCATACTCGGATCGCATCCGGGGCGATCGCGCCGACAATATCGAGGACGCGATTCGGGCCTATGGACTCGCCTTGGAGATCAGAACCCGCGAGAATTTCCCCGAAGATTGGGCGATGACCCAGAACAATCTGGCGAATGCATACAACAATCGCATCCGGGGCGATCGCGCCGACAATATCGAGGACGCGATTCGGGCCTATGGACTCGCCTTGGAGATCATAACCCGCGAGAATTTCCCCGAAAAATGGGCGCAGACCCAGAACAATCTGGCGATTGCATACAAAAATCGCATCCGGGGCGATCGCGCCGACAATATCGAGGACGCGATTCGGGCCTATGGACTCGCCTTGGAGATCATAACCCGCGAGAATTTCCCCGAAAAATGGGCGCAGACCCAGAACAATCTGGC
- a CDS encoding Rpn family recombination-promoting nuclease/putative transposase codes for MRFLDPKTDFAFKKIFGSAESKPILIEFLNALVYDSQPIVQDLEILDPYQAPQLQGVKDTFLDVKAQLADGTMVLIEMQVLNPLDFNKRVLYNVAKAYSLQLQRGQGYSRLRPVIGLTITDFVLFPERDRFLSHYQLLDRDDGLPYGDDIELVFVELPKFAKSLGDLETLTDLWTFFLQQAGDLEEIPPPLDSSPNLDHAFHIAETVNLSLEEFDLLEKQAFRVEDGRNVVRRALLEGLQQGREEGREAGIQESRREIARSLLGLLP; via the coding sequence ATGCGCTTTCTTGACCCTAAAACTGACTTTGCCTTCAAAAAAATCTTTGGTTCAGCGGAAAGCAAGCCTATTCTGATTGAGTTTCTTAATGCCTTGGTCTATGATAGCCAACCGATCGTCCAAGACCTAGAAATTCTCGACCCCTACCAAGCGCCCCAGCTCCAGGGGGTAAAAGACACCTTTCTGGACGTAAAGGCCCAGCTAGCGGACGGAACCATGGTATTGATCGAGATGCAGGTGTTGAACCCCCTGGACTTTAATAAACGGGTGTTGTACAACGTAGCCAAAGCCTACTCCCTGCAACTGCAACGGGGCCAGGGCTACAGCCGCCTACGTCCAGTGATTGGCCTGACCATTACGGACTTTGTGCTGTTTCCAGAGCGCGATCGCTTTCTCTCCCATTACCAGTTGCTCGATCGGGACGACGGCCTACCCTATGGCGATGATATAGAACTAGTCTTTGTGGAATTACCCAAGTTTGCCAAGTCCTTAGGCGATCTGGAGACCCTAACGGATCTTTGGACATTTTTTCTTCAGCAAGCCGGTGATCTAGAGGAAATCCCACCCCCTTTGGACTCTAGTCCCAACCTGGATCATGCGTTTCACATTGCCGAGACCGTCAACTTGAGCCTGGAGGAATTTGATCTACTGGAAAAGCAAGCCTTTAGGGTAGAAGACGGTCGCAATGTGGTGCGGCGGGCGCTTCTGGAAGGGCTGCAACAGGGGCGTGAAGAAGGCCGCGAAGCGGGAATTCAGGAAAGTCGGCGGGAGATTGCCCGATCGCTCCTTGGACTGTTACCG
- a CDS encoding Rpn family recombination-promoting nuclease/putative transposase: MRFLDPKTDFAFKKIFGSAESKPILIEFLNALVYDSQPIVQDLEILDPYQAPQLQGVKDTFLDVKAQLADGTMVLIEMQVLNPLDFNKRVLYNVAKAYSLQLQRGQGYSRLRPVIGLTITDFVLFPERDRFLSHYQLLDRDDGLPYGDDIELVFVELPKFAKSLGDLETLTDLWTFFLQQAGDLEEIPPPLDSSPNLDHAFHIAETVNLSLEEFDLLEKQAFKVEDSRNVVRRALLEGREAGIQESRREIARSLLGLLPAAVIAERTGLTVVEVEALAADDAAAET; this comes from the coding sequence ATGCGCTTTCTTGACCCTAAAACTGACTTTGCCTTCAAAAAAATCTTTGGTTCAGCCGAAAGCAAGCCTATTCTGATTGAGTTTCTTAATGCCTTGGTCTATGATAGCCAACCGATCGTCCAGGACCTAGAAATTCTCGACCCCTACCAAGCCCCCCAACTCCAGGGGGTAAAAGACACCTTTCTCGATGTAAAAGCCCAGCTAGCGGACGGCACCATGGTGTTGATCGAAATGCAGGTGTTGAATCCCCTGGATTTTAACAAGCGCGTCCTCTATAACGTAGCTAAAGCCTACTCCCTGCAACTGCAACGGGGTCAGGGCTACAGTCGCCTGCGTCCGGTCATTGGTCTGACCATTACGGACTTTGTGCTGTTTCCCGAACGCGATCGCTTTCTTTCCCATTATCAGTTGCTCGATCGGGACGACGGCCTACCCTACGGTGATGACATAGAACTAGTCTTTGTGGAATTACCCAAATTTGCCAAGTCCCTAGGTGATCTGGAGACCCTTACCGATCTCTGGACATTCTTCCTCCAGCAAGCCGGTGACCTAGAGGAAATTCCACCCCCTTTGGACTCCAGTCCTAATCTGGATCATGCGTTTCACATTGCCGAGACCGTCAACTTGAGCCTGGAGGAATTTGATTTACTGGAGAAGCAAGCCTTCAAGGTGGAAGATAGTCGCAATGTGGTGCGGCGGGCGCTCCTGGAAGGGCGAGAAGCGGGAATTCAGGAAAGTCGGCGGGAGATTGCCCGATCGCTCCTTGGATTGTTACCGGCAGCGGTGATTGCAGAGCGGACGGGGCTGACGGTGGTGGAGGTGGAAGCGCTGGCGGCGGACGATGCAGCAGCGGAAACCTGA
- a CDS encoding CHAT domain-containing protein has product MEIITRENFPEKWAQTQNNLAIAYKNRIRGDRADNLKRAIAGYRAALTLRTPTTTPLDCLQTGRNLGNLGFQEGSQQMGDKTGWELALEGYQVAMEAVEQSRAWATSEQRRQEVVRESIGVYENLIQAAINLGNLPLALQTVERSRSKRLADLLAVGDLYADGQIPPDIRQWYQQLQASRQTQAQLHQEHPDLPEDNPAREAYATRSPRASIATQQLQAAEAAERQAWEALYNFDHITAQLQKPQPLPDLAHLTALLPNPHTALLSIYTTTTHTHVLVLRQPTPSPGDLGQWVTCHTCASDSKNDTEDDNTKKDNTKNDLQSWLLDHWVNPYITINQGETKEERQQRRDQWHQAMAPRLQELAQRLQLNTLIHQHLQGITDLILIPHLFLHQIPFDLIPIATPSSSSSPLPQGEGPGVRAYLGDRFRIHYAPSSQILGLCQSRSQQEPSTLGIVENTTSDLLYTPLECEWVAQTWNVQPQHRLQGAAATPHSYRELLTQVQALLSSHHATSRADDPLASHLLLANGQKVTLRDLLSPLWRFPQLLEVFLSCCETGLSFAAYRDKTGDLNREQLDEPLSLGTGFLIAGARSVISSHWAVSDLTTTLFSRQYHQARHGGSDRLTALHQARHALRTTPQQEWLDRLTADQKLAYQTLQQLLNTKDPNTSAAQARYQQIGEIRTWLRENFQPADIPFQNYRDWGAFYCLGLP; this is encoded by the coding sequence TTGGAGATCATAACCCGCGAGAATTTCCCCGAAAAATGGGCGCAGACCCAGAACAATCTGGCGATTGCATACAAAAATCGCATCCGGGGCGATCGCGCCGACAACCTGAAACGGGCGATCGCAGGTTACCGGGCTGCCCTCACCCTCCGCACCCCCACCACCACCCCCCTCGACTGCCTCCAAACTGGGCGTAATTTGGGCAATCTCGGATTTCAGGAAGGTTCCCAGCAAATGGGTGATAAAACCGGCTGGGAACTGGCCCTAGAGGGCTACCAGGTGGCCATGGAAGCCGTGGAACAAAGCCGCGCCTGGGCCACCAGCGAACAACGGCGGCAAGAAGTGGTGCGAGAGTCCATCGGAGTTTACGAAAACCTGATCCAAGCCGCCATCAACCTCGGCAATCTCCCCCTCGCTCTCCAAACCGTCGAACGCTCCCGCTCCAAGCGCCTCGCCGACCTCCTCGCCGTGGGCGACCTCTACGCCGACGGCCAGATCCCCCCCGACATCCGCCAGTGGTACCAGCAACTCCAGGCCAGCCGCCAAACCCAAGCCCAACTGCACCAGGAACATCCCGACCTCCCGGAAGACAACCCAGCACGGGAAGCCTACGCCACCCGCAGCCCCCGCGCCAGCATCGCCACCCAGCAACTCCAAGCCGCCGAAGCCGCCGAACGCCAAGCCTGGGAAGCCCTCTATAACTTTGACCACATCACCGCCCAACTCCAAAAACCCCAGCCCCTCCCGGATCTAGCCCACCTCACCGCCCTCCTCCCCAACCCCCACACCGCCCTCCTCAGCATCTACACCACCACCACCCACACCCATGTACTGGTGCTGCGGCAACCCACCCCCTCACCCGGGGATCTGGGGCAGTGGGTCACCTGCCACACCTGCGCCAGCGACAGTAAAAACGACACCGAAGACGACAACACCAAAAAAGACAACACCAAAAACGACCTCCAAAGCTGGCTCCTCGACCACTGGGTTAACCCCTACATCACCATCAACCAGGGGGAAACCAAAGAGGAACGCCAGCAACGCCGGGACCAGTGGCACCAAGCCATGGCCCCCCGCCTCCAGGAACTGGCCCAGCGCCTCCAACTGAATACCCTAATCCACCAGCACCTCCAGGGCATCACCGACCTGATCCTGATCCCCCACCTCTTCCTCCACCAAATCCCCTTTGACCTCATCCCCATCGCCACTCCCTCTTCTTCTTCCTCCCCTCTCCCCCAGGGAGAGGGGCCGGGGGTGAGGGCTTACCTCGGAGATCGCTTCCGCATCCACTACGCCCCCAGCAGCCAAATCCTAGGACTCTGCCAAAGCCGAAGCCAACAGGAACCCAGCACCCTGGGCATTGTCGAAAACACCACCAGCGACCTGCTCTATACCCCCCTGGAGTGTGAATGGGTGGCCCAAACCTGGAACGTCCAACCCCAGCACCGCCTCCAGGGAGCCGCCGCCACCCCCCACAGCTACCGGGAACTCCTCACCCAAGTCCAAGCCCTCCTCTCCAGCCACCACGCCACCAGCCGCGCCGACGATCCCCTGGCTTCCCATCTCCTCCTGGCCAACGGCCAAAAAGTGACCCTCCGGGATCTCCTCAGCCCCCTCTGGCGCTTTCCCCAGCTTTTGGAAGTGTTCCTGTCCTGCTGCGAGACCGGTCTCAGTTTTGCCGCCTATCGGGACAAAACCGGGGATCTGAACCGGGAACAACTGGATGAACCCCTGAGCCTGGGGACGGGCTTTCTGATTGCCGGTGCCCGCAGCGTCATCAGTAGCCACTGGGCCGTCAGCGACCTGACCACCACCCTGTTCTCGCGGCAGTATCACCAAGCTCGGCACGGGGGCAGCGATCGCCTCACCGCCCTGCACCAGGCCCGCCATGCCCTGCGCACCACCCCACAGCAGGAGTGGCTCGATCGGCTCACCGCCGACCAGAAACTTGCTTACCAAACGTTGCAGCAACTCCTCAACACAAAAGACCCCAACACCAGCGCAGCCCAAGCTCGCTACCAGCAAATCGGCGAAATTCGCACTTGGCTACGCGAAAACTTCCAGCCCGCAGACATCCCCTTCCAGAACTACCGCGACTGGGGCGCGTTCTACTGCCTGGGCTTGCCCTAA
- a CDS encoding Rpn family recombination-promoting nuclease/putative transposase, with the protein MRFLDPKTDFAFKKIFGSAESKPILIEFLNALVYDSQPIVQDLEILDPYQAPQLQGVKDTFLDVKAQLADGTTVLIEMQVLNPLDFNKRVLYNVAKAYSLQLQRGQGYSRLRPVIGLTITDFVLFPERDRFLSHYQLLDRDDGLPYGDDIELVFVELPKFAKSLGDLETLTDLWTFFLQQAGDLEEIPPPLDSSPNLDHAFHIAETVNLSMEEFDLLEKQAFRVEDGRNVVRRALLEGLQQGREEGREEGRTEGEQQRSRDIARSLLGLLPPGTIAEKTGLTVAEVEALAGE; encoded by the coding sequence ATGCGCTTTCTTGACCCTAAAACTGACTTTGCCTTCAAAAAAATCTTTGGTTCAGCGGAAAGTAAGCCTATTCTGATTGAGTTTCTTAATGCCTTGGTTTATGATAGCCAACCGATCGTCCAGGACTTAGAGATCCTCGACCCCTACCAAGCGCCCCAGCTTCAGGGCGTAAAAGACACCTTTCTAGATGTGAAAGCCCAGCTAGCGGACGGAACCACGGTATTGATCGAAATGCAGGTCTTAAACCCCCTGGATTTTAACAAGCGCGTCCTCTACAACGTGGCTAAAGCCTACTCCCTGCAACTGCAACGGGGTCAGGGCTACAGTCGCCTGCGTCCAGTGATTGGCTTGACCATTACGGACTTTGTGCTGTTTCCCGAACGCGATCGCTTTCTTTCCCATTATCAGTTGCTCGATCGGGACGACGGCCTACCCTATGGCGATGACATAGAACTGGTCTTTGTGGAATTACCCAAATTTGCCAAGTCCCTAGGCGATCTGGAGACCCTTACGGATCTTTGGACATTTTTTCTTCAGCAAGCCGGTGATTTAGAGGAAATTCCACCCCCTTTGGATTCTAGTCCCAACCTGGATCATGCGTTTCACATTGCCGAGACTGTAAACTTGAGCATGGAGGAATTTGACCTGCTGGAGAAGCAAGCCTTTAGGGTAGAAGACGGTCGGAATGTGGTGCGGCGGGCGCTCCTGGAAGGGCTGCAACAGGGGCGCGAGGAAGGCCGGGAAGAAGGGCGCACGGAGGGGGAACAGCAGCGGAGTCGGGACATAGCCCGATCGCTCCTGGGACTGTTACCCCCAGGGACGATCGCCGAGAAGACAGGACTAACGGTGGCGGAGGTGGAAGCCCTGGCGGGGGAGTAG